A stretch of the Myxococcales bacterium genome encodes the following:
- a CDS encoding Ig-like domain-containing protein, with the protein MQKHLWALALVMACGDSSATPEEPSAATDAGPRPAQADNDAGPAAPSDASATDATAAPSYPAPGAWPKNKGPGGPSEAFTADKLYEKCAYLDGASGDTFDHHNLVTMLDGYLVMPWAPEWGGGGISFFDVSKPCAPTRVGAGESGEMRESHSIGFSHRGGRYAVVDGIGGTLVATKGGIQFWDVSDVTAPKAIKLMELPGFLYPDAYARVTLSVFWQDPYVFVGGADNGLFVVDATDPKNPTLVNQTKFTPTMRVGQVQAIGNLLVVTTAESPRTVLLDISNPKAPQPIAGGDFLAREAADGAPREAYFSNFANGYVFYARKEAAGGLIVYDVRNPAAPLFAGVKPSDGNGGYVFVKDNLAFVGESSFAAIYDVSNLSAITEVKRLTLTGDLDTMTPIGNVVVLSVDDKADPNKGSAIAPYQTDVDTKAPTVTWAWPSDGAKGLPRTSRLGFTTSEPVDSASAWEGSVRLMKVTATGKERVPGTVSAQENIVNFSPLNQLDASSTYVLDVPVGGLADFNGNAITQPFSLTFTTGQ; encoded by the coding sequence ATGCAGAAGCACCTGTGGGCCCTCGCTTTGGTCATGGCTTGCGGGGACTCGTCGGCCACGCCGGAAGAGCCCTCGGCCGCGACGGACGCGGGACCGAGGCCTGCGCAAGCTGACAATGACGCCGGCCCGGCCGCGCCGAGCGACGCGAGCGCGACCGACGCGACCGCAGCCCCCAGCTACCCGGCGCCTGGCGCGTGGCCCAAGAACAAGGGCCCCGGCGGGCCGAGCGAAGCCTTCACCGCCGACAAGCTCTACGAGAAGTGCGCGTACCTCGACGGCGCCTCCGGCGACACCTTCGATCACCACAACTTGGTCACCATGCTGGACGGCTACCTCGTGATGCCGTGGGCCCCCGAGTGGGGCGGCGGCGGCATCAGCTTCTTCGACGTCTCGAAGCCGTGCGCGCCTACACGCGTCGGCGCCGGCGAATCCGGTGAGATGCGCGAGAGCCACTCCATTGGCTTTTCGCATCGCGGTGGACGCTACGCCGTCGTGGACGGTATCGGCGGAACGCTCGTCGCAACGAAGGGAGGCATCCAGTTCTGGGACGTGAGCGACGTGACCGCGCCCAAGGCCATCAAGCTCATGGAGCTGCCGGGCTTTCTCTACCCCGACGCGTACGCGCGCGTGACGCTCAGCGTCTTCTGGCAAGACCCCTACGTATTCGTCGGCGGCGCCGACAACGGGCTCTTCGTCGTCGACGCGACCGACCCGAAGAACCCGACGCTCGTCAATCAAACCAAGTTCACGCCCACGATGCGCGTCGGACAGGTGCAGGCCATCGGAAACCTCCTCGTCGTCACCACCGCCGAGTCGCCACGCACCGTGCTCCTCGACATCTCGAACCCCAAGGCGCCCCAGCCCATCGCGGGAGGCGATTTCTTGGCGCGCGAGGCCGCCGACGGCGCGCCGCGCGAGGCGTACTTTTCGAACTTCGCCAACGGCTACGTCTTCTACGCGCGCAAGGAGGCTGCCGGTGGTCTCATCGTCTACGACGTACGAAATCCCGCGGCCCCGCTCTTCGCGGGCGTGAAGCCATCGGACGGCAACGGAGGTTACGTCTTCGTGAAGGACAACCTCGCCTTCGTCGGCGAGTCGAGCTTCGCCGCCATTTACGACGTGTCGAACCTCTCGGCCATCACCGAGGTCAAGCGCCTCACGCTAACCGGCGACCTCGACACCATGACCCCCATCGGCAACGTCGTCGTCTTGAGCGTCGACGACAAGGCCGACCCAAACAAGGGTTCGGCCATCGCGCCGTACCAAACGGACGTCGACACCAAGGCGCCGACCGTCACCTGGGCGTGGCCCAGCGACGGGGCGAAGGGTCTCCCACGAACCTCACGACTCGGGTTCACCACGAGCGAGCCCGTCGACTCGGCGAGCGCGTGGGAAGGCTCGGTTCGCCTGATGAAGGTGACGGCCACCGGCAAGGAGAGGGTTCCGGGGACCGTCTCGGCGCAGGAGAACATCGTGAACTTCTCGCCGCTCAACCAGCTCGACGCGTCGTCCACCTATGTCCTCGATGTGCCCGTCGGCGGCCTCGCGGATTTCAACGGCAACGCCATCACGCAACCCTTCTCCCTCACCTTCACCACCGGCCAATGA
- the hemW gene encoding radical SAM family heme chaperone HemW has product MRGSVYVHFPYCLAKCPYCDFVSYKAAPAAIDHEGYADAVLRELEARRAPFLAALAAKGGEPRIGSIFFGGGTPSLWEPRSLGRVLAALRRTLPATGDVEVTVECNPTSLDEARARMLQGEGVNRLSIGTQSLDADELRFLGRLHDPDGALRAIEGALRVADLRVSADLIFGLHGQPADAAPKQAARLCELGLSHVSAYQLTIEAGTQFGELARRGRLPLADDGRVAEAFLALDEAMTARGFRHYEISNYARPGQEARHNLGYWRGEPYLGLGCAAFGAYGGARRRNPTDPARYVAFTRELADAGASADDELVEPLDGATLLRERIMLGLRLECGFDLEEAANAVGEVAWTDERRRAADWLAARERLNVRGNHLAIPRHAWLFADDTAARLF; this is encoded by the coding sequence GTGCGCGGCTCCGTCTACGTCCACTTCCCCTACTGCCTGGCGAAGTGTCCGTATTGCGATTTCGTCAGCTACAAGGCCGCGCCCGCGGCCATCGACCACGAGGGCTATGCGGACGCCGTGCTCCGCGAGCTCGAGGCGCGCCGTGCGCCATTCTTGGCTGCCCTCGCGGCGAAGGGCGGCGAGCCGCGCATCGGCAGCATCTTCTTCGGCGGCGGAACACCGAGCCTCTGGGAGCCGCGCTCTCTCGGTCGCGTGCTCGCCGCGCTCCGTCGGACGCTGCCCGCGACCGGCGACGTCGAGGTCACCGTCGAGTGCAATCCCACCTCGCTGGACGAGGCGCGCGCACGCATGCTCCAAGGCGAGGGGGTCAATCGCCTATCCATCGGGACGCAATCGCTCGACGCTGACGAGCTGCGGTTCTTGGGGCGACTTCACGACCCCGACGGGGCGCTCCGCGCCATCGAGGGCGCGCTTCGCGTCGCTGACCTTCGCGTCTCCGCCGACTTGATCTTCGGCCTTCACGGTCAGCCCGCCGATGCGGCGCCAAAACAAGCCGCGCGTCTCTGCGAGCTGGGCCTCTCGCACGTGAGCGCGTACCAGCTAACGATTGAAGCAGGGACGCAGTTCGGCGAGCTGGCGCGGCGCGGGCGTTTGCCGCTCGCGGACGACGGGCGCGTCGCCGAAGCGTTCTTGGCCCTCGACGAAGCCATGACGGCGCGCGGCTTCCGGCACTACGAGATCTCGAACTACGCGCGGCCGGGACAAGAGGCGCGGCACAACCTCGGCTACTGGCGCGGCGAACCGTACCTCGGCCTCGGCTGCGCGGCCTTCGGCGCCTACGGTGGCGCGCGACGGCGCAACCCCACCGATCCGGCGCGCTACGTCGCTTTCACGCGCGAGCTTGCGGACGCGGGCGCGAGCGCCGACGACGAGCTGGTCGAGCCCCTCGACGGCGCGACGTTGCTGCGGGAGCGCATCATGTTGGGCCTGCGGCTCGAGTGCGGCTTTGACCTCGAGGAAGCGGCGAACGCCGTCGGCGAGGTCGCGTGGACCGACGAACGACGGCGCGCGGCGGACTGGCTCGCGGCCCGTGAGCGCCTCAATGTGCGGGGCAACCACCTCGCCATCCCGCGCCACGCTTGGCTCTTCGCCGACGACACGGCGGCGCGGCTCTTTTGA
- the rsgA gene encoding ribosome small subunit-dependent GTPase A: MIVVPSSAGWSEEYEAFAVAHWEGPLPAQAARIASEHRGGFTVLTVDGEQLAQAPRSLRRTLEARGEDKPVVGDWVVCEASGGAVTLRAVLPRRTRLRRKRPQSERAQILVANVDVVFIVTSAAHDLSVRRIERYLTVVRDGGAEPVLVVTKADLVPDAAAAEALVLRAAPGTRVVWSSVVSGVGISELRSIAKDGTTVAMLGSSGVGKSTLANELAGHELLAVGAIRGDGKGRHTTVRRELVRLPSGGALIDTPGMRELGLFEAERGVEETFADVESLAAECRFADCQHQAEPGCAILAALALGTLEADRYGGYAKLKGELVAPPRPGHEERAVGRVAARALRARLRDKGRR; this comes from the coding sequence TTGATTGTCGTCCCGTCATCCGCCGGCTGGAGCGAGGAATACGAGGCCTTTGCCGTGGCCCACTGGGAGGGGCCGTTGCCGGCGCAGGCGGCCCGCATCGCGAGCGAGCATCGAGGCGGCTTCACGGTCCTCACGGTCGACGGTGAGCAACTTGCTCAGGCGCCGCGCAGCCTGCGGCGCACCCTTGAGGCGCGCGGCGAAGACAAACCCGTCGTCGGCGATTGGGTTGTCTGCGAGGCGTCGGGAGGGGCCGTCACGCTGCGCGCGGTCTTGCCGCGGCGCACGCGCCTTCGCCGCAAGCGGCCGCAGAGCGAGCGGGCACAGATCCTGGTGGCCAACGTTGACGTCGTTTTCATCGTCACGTCGGCAGCGCATGATCTGAGCGTTCGCCGCATCGAACGATACCTCACCGTCGTGCGTGACGGCGGCGCCGAACCGGTCCTCGTCGTCACCAAGGCGGATCTTGTGCCCGATGCCGCGGCCGCCGAAGCGCTCGTTCTGCGCGCCGCGCCGGGCACGCGCGTCGTTTGGTCGAGCGTCGTCTCGGGCGTGGGGATCTCGGAGCTGCGGTCCATCGCCAAAGATGGGACGACGGTCGCGATGCTGGGTTCGTCGGGCGTGGGGAAGTCGACCTTGGCCAACGAGCTCGCGGGGCACGAGCTGCTCGCCGTTGGAGCCATCCGAGGCGACGGAAAGGGGCGCCACACGACGGTGCGGCGCGAGCTCGTCCGGTTGCCGAGCGGCGGCGCCCTCATCGACACGCCCGGCATGAGGGAGCTGGGCCTCTTCGAGGCGGAGCGAGGCGTTGAAGAGACCTTCGCGGACGTCGAGTCGCTGGCCGCGGAGTGCCGCTTCGCCGATTGCCAACACCAGGCGGAGCCCGGCTGCGCCATCCTCGCGGCGCTGGCCCTGGGAACGCTCGAGGCGGATCGCTACGGCGGTTACGCGAAGCTCAAGGGCGAGCTGGTGGCGCCTCCGCGGCCGGGCCACGAGGAAAGAGCCGTGGGACGTGTGGCGGCGCGCGCGCTTCGGGCTCGTCTGCGCGACAAAGGCCGCCGCTGA
- a CDS encoding bifunctional (p)ppGpp synthetase/guanosine-3',5'-bis(diphosphate) 3'-pyrophosphohydrolase, translating to MLQAEDLIQRVRAYQPLVDEQLVRRAYDYSYRAHLGQTRKSGDPYFVHPTNVAGIITELRLDAASVCAGLLHDVVEDTLATTKDIEREFGSEISELVDGVTKLSKIEFTSKEDRQAENFRKMVVAMSKDIRVLLVKLCDRVDNMRTLQHMKPEAQERIARETMEIYAPLANRLGIQQFKSELEDLSFRYLESDAFEELAAALTKTKRERDKYIADVSKTLASRLAEQSKWTPVPGRFKDYIALPKPNMYQSLHTTVIGPGRERIEIQIRTHEMHRVAERGIAAHWKYKERGGGVAEADQKKFGWLRQLMEWQKELKDPAEFLEGVKVDLFQDDEVYVFTPKGDVRVFPRGATPIDFGYAIHSQLGDRVTGARINGKMEPIRYKLRNGDVVDVITQTNQHPSKDWLDFVVTTRARAKIRNYLRAAEREKSLRLGRELLEREFHKASLSVNKLLKNDGELRKVFGELKVQNVEEMFIGIGYGKIKPTEIIEVLVPKSSEGEAPPPDSLREGRIEGFVRKVKGDDGGIKINGMDDVLVRYARCCNPLPGDDILGFITRGRGITIHRRGCSKAFDTDPARRVEIAWDAKAKVSRTVQIRVTTANRPGILATVGHTFSQQGINISEANCRANDDGTAVNVFTFQCSDLSGLKAVMKALGKVEGVVAVERQ from the coding sequence ATGCTTCAAGCCGAGGACCTCATTCAGCGCGTTCGCGCGTACCAGCCGCTCGTCGACGAACAGCTCGTTCGGCGCGCCTACGACTACAGCTACCGCGCGCACCTCGGCCAGACGCGAAAGAGCGGGGACCCCTACTTCGTTCATCCAACGAACGTCGCGGGCATCATCACCGAGCTCCGCCTCGACGCGGCGAGCGTCTGCGCCGGCCTCTTGCACGACGTCGTGGAGGACACGCTCGCGACCACCAAGGACATCGAGCGCGAGTTTGGCAGCGAGATCTCCGAGCTCGTCGACGGCGTCACCAAGCTGTCGAAGATCGAGTTCACCTCCAAAGAAGACCGGCAGGCGGAGAACTTCCGCAAGATGGTCGTGGCGATGTCGAAAGACATTCGCGTGCTGCTGGTCAAGCTCTGCGATCGCGTCGACAACATGCGAACGCTTCAGCACATGAAGCCCGAAGCGCAGGAGCGCATCGCCCGCGAGACGATGGAGATCTACGCGCCGCTGGCGAACCGGCTGGGCATCCAGCAGTTCAAGAGCGAGCTCGAAGACCTCTCGTTCCGTTACCTCGAGTCCGACGCCTTTGAGGAGCTGGCCGCCGCGCTCACGAAGACGAAGCGTGAGCGCGACAAGTACATCGCCGATGTCTCGAAGACCTTGGCCTCTCGCCTCGCCGAGCAGTCCAAGTGGACCCCGGTGCCCGGCCGCTTCAAAGACTACATCGCGCTGCCAAAGCCAAACATGTACCAGTCGCTGCACACCACAGTGATCGGCCCCGGCCGCGAGCGCATCGAGATCCAGATCCGCACCCACGAGATGCACCGGGTGGCCGAGCGCGGCATCGCGGCGCACTGGAAATACAAGGAGCGCGGCGGCGGCGTCGCCGAGGCGGACCAGAAGAAGTTCGGCTGGCTGCGGCAGCTCATGGAGTGGCAGAAGGAGCTCAAGGACCCGGCGGAATTTCTAGAGGGCGTCAAGGTCGACCTCTTTCAGGACGACGAGGTCTACGTCTTCACGCCCAAGGGTGACGTTCGCGTCTTCCCGCGCGGCGCCACGCCCATCGACTTCGGCTACGCGATCCACTCGCAGCTCGGCGACCGCGTCACCGGCGCCCGCATCAACGGCAAGATGGAGCCGATCCGGTACAAGCTGCGAAACGGCGACGTCGTCGACGTGATCACGCAGACCAATCAGCACCCGTCGAAGGACTGGCTCGACTTCGTCGTCACCACGCGCGCGCGCGCCAAAATCCGCAACTACCTGAGGGCCGCGGAGCGCGAGAAGTCGCTGCGCCTCGGCCGCGAGCTCTTGGAGCGCGAGTTTCACAAGGCGAGCCTCAGCGTCAACAAGTTGCTCAAGAACGACGGCGAGCTCCGTAAGGTCTTCGGCGAGCTCAAGGTACAAAACGTCGAAGAGATGTTCATCGGCATCGGCTACGGAAAGATCAAGCCGACGGAGATCATCGAGGTTCTCGTGCCCAAGAGCAGCGAGGGCGAGGCGCCGCCGCCGGATTCACTCCGCGAAGGCCGCATCGAGGGCTTCGTTCGCAAGGTCAAGGGCGACGACGGCGGCATCAAGATCAACGGCATGGACGACGTGCTCGTCCGCTACGCACGCTGCTGCAATCCGCTACCCGGCGACGACATCTTGGGGTTCATCACGCGCGGTCGCGGCATCACCATCCACCGGCGTGGTTGCTCCAAAGCGTTCGACACTGACCCGGCGCGGCGGGTGGAGATCGCCTGGGACGCTAAGGCGAAGGTCAGCCGCACAGTTCAGATTCGGGTGACGACGGCCAACCGGCCCGGCATCTTGGCCACTGTGGGTCACACCTTCAGCCAGCAGGGCATCAACATCAGCGAAGCGAACTGTCGTGCCAACGACGACGGCACGGCCGTCAACGTCTTCACGTTCCAATGCTCCGATTTGAGCGGCCTCAAGGCCGTGATGAAAGCGCTCGGCAAGGTCGAGGGCGTCGTCGCCGTCGAGCGCCAATGA
- the trmFO gene encoding methylenetetrahydrofolate--tRNA-(uracil(54)-C(5))-methyltransferase (FADH(2)-oxidizing) TrmFO, with translation MRVTVVGGGLAGCEAAFQLAERGIDVLLLEQKPHRRTPAQTGDALCELVCSNSLRGAALVNAVGLLKEELRRSGSLILRSAERTKVPAGGALAVDREGFSREVTQALAAHPRITVEHRVVLRIPEATSESPVILATGPLTGDELAADLAARVGQDALAYYDAIAPIVSADSIDEAKVFRQSRWGKGDGEGQGGDDAYVNCPMTEAEYRAFVAALRGADKVEPRAFEDVRYFEGCLPVEIMADRGEMTLAFGPMKPAGLTDPKTGRWPFAVVQLRAEDAAATAYNLVGFQTRMTYGEQARVFRMIPGLEECEILRYGTVHRNTFVDAPAHLDERMQLRASPHVYLAGQITGVEGYVESAAGGFLCAVMLAQSLLGHEVVGPPPTTALGGIRTHLMRKQPKYQPSNITWACLPPHENRRLKKKDRYAALAERALLDLGRWLSAAPLMGAPSAEPVTSSS, from the coding sequence ATGAGGGTCACGGTCGTGGGCGGCGGTCTCGCGGGCTGCGAGGCGGCGTTTCAGCTGGCGGAGCGTGGCATCGACGTGCTCTTGCTCGAGCAGAAGCCTCACCGGAGGACGCCGGCGCAGACCGGCGATGCGCTCTGCGAGCTCGTGTGCTCCAACTCGCTGCGCGGCGCCGCCCTCGTCAACGCCGTCGGGCTCTTGAAGGAAGAGCTGCGTCGCAGCGGCTCGCTCATCCTTCGCTCCGCCGAGCGCACCAAGGTTCCCGCGGGAGGCGCCCTGGCCGTCGATCGCGAGGGGTTCTCTCGCGAGGTGACACAAGCGCTCGCCGCGCACCCGCGCATCACCGTTGAGCATCGCGTCGTTCTGCGTATTCCCGAGGCCACGAGCGAGAGTCCCGTGATCCTCGCGACGGGGCCGTTGACGGGCGATGAGCTCGCCGCCGACCTCGCCGCTCGCGTGGGCCAAGACGCGCTCGCGTATTACGACGCCATCGCGCCCATCGTCAGCGCCGACTCGATCGACGAAGCGAAGGTCTTTCGCCAATCGCGCTGGGGCAAGGGCGACGGAGAGGGGCAGGGCGGTGACGACGCGTACGTGAACTGCCCCATGACGGAGGCCGAATACCGCGCCTTCGTGGCCGCGCTCCGCGGCGCCGACAAGGTCGAGCCTCGTGCCTTCGAAGACGTGCGTTACTTCGAGGGGTGTCTGCCCGTCGAGATCATGGCCGACCGCGGTGAGATGACGCTGGCGTTCGGCCCCATGAAGCCGGCGGGCCTCACGGACCCCAAGACCGGCCGCTGGCCCTTTGCCGTGGTTCAACTTCGCGCCGAGGACGCGGCGGCGACGGCCTACAACTTGGTGGGCTTCCAAACGCGCATGACCTACGGCGAGCAGGCGCGCGTCTTTCGGATGATTCCGGGCCTCGAAGAGTGCGAGATCCTCCGCTACGGGACGGTGCACCGAAACACGTTCGTCGACGCGCCGGCGCACCTCGACGAGCGGATGCAGCTCAGGGCGAGTCCGCACGTGTACCTCGCGGGGCAAATCACCGGCGTCGAGGGCTACGTGGAGAGCGCCGCCGGCGGCTTCTTGTGCGCCGTGATGCTGGCTCAGTCGCTCTTGGGCCACGAGGTGGTCGGGCCCCCGCCCACGACAGCGCTCGGCGGCATTCGCACGCATCTCATGCGAAAGCAGCCGAAGTATCAGCCGTCGAACATCACCTGGGCGTGTTTGCCGCCCCACGAGAACCGGCGCCTGAAGAAGAAGGATCGCTACGCGGCGCTCGCCGAGCGGGCCCTCCTCGACCTGGGGCGATGGCTCTCGGCGGCGCCCTTGATGGGCGCCCCGAGCGCCGAGCCCGTTACCAGTTCGTCGTGA
- a CDS encoding 6-phosphofructokinase → MADIKRVGIVFAGGPAPAANAVIGAAAVSFLEENKEVVGFFHGYSNLQDYHPLTHRLLPDRHYRILTERDTRGLRNTRGILIGTSRANPGKGIEKPEDLEDEEKTTRLRNVYSALVDMEIDALVSIGGDDTLRTANLLYRYQKTLPQGARRVRVIHLPKTIDNDYRGIDFTFGFFTAVDVMAKELQNLRADALATSGYYIVETMGRKAGWLSYGVAIAGEANLVIATEDAAQELLSDGKLDLVKLADRIVDVILVRETKYDKHYGTVVLAEGLSELLPEGALAGASRDEHGHLSLGKVDLGKLVARLVGERYEGRTGRKKKLTGVQLGYESRCAPPHAFDVMLGSQLGIGAYRALVEEDLDGHMVSCSGQLRLHYVPFHDLVHEGSLTTEVRFIEGGSDFHRLARFLETRVDPVRDWNPGRRNEE, encoded by the coding sequence ATGGCAGACATCAAGCGCGTCGGAATTGTGTTCGCCGGCGGGCCGGCACCGGCGGCGAATGCCGTCATCGGGGCGGCCGCCGTCTCGTTCCTGGAGGAGAACAAGGAGGTCGTCGGCTTCTTCCACGGTTACTCGAACCTTCAGGACTATCACCCGCTCACGCACCGCCTCTTGCCCGACCGCCACTACCGCATCCTAACGGAGCGCGACACGCGTGGTCTCCGCAACACGCGAGGCATTCTCATCGGAACGTCGCGCGCCAATCCCGGCAAGGGCATCGAGAAGCCGGAGGACCTCGAGGACGAAGAGAAGACGACGCGCCTCCGCAACGTCTACAGCGCCCTCGTCGACATGGAGATCGACGCGCTCGTCTCCATCGGCGGCGACGACACGCTGCGCACCGCGAACCTCCTCTATCGGTACCAGAAGACGCTCCCCCAAGGCGCGCGCCGCGTCCGCGTGATTCACCTGCCGAAGACCATCGACAACGACTACCGCGGCATCGACTTCACCTTCGGCTTCTTCACGGCCGTCGACGTGATGGCGAAGGAGCTCCAAAACCTCCGCGCCGACGCGTTGGCGACGAGCGGCTACTACATCGTCGAGACCATGGGTCGGAAGGCGGGCTGGCTCAGCTACGGCGTGGCCATCGCCGGGGAAGCCAACCTCGTCATCGCGACGGAGGACGCGGCGCAGGAGCTCTTGAGCGACGGCAAGCTCGACCTCGTCAAGCTCGCCGATCGCATCGTGGACGTGATCTTGGTGCGCGAGACCAAGTACGACAAGCACTACGGGACCGTGGTGCTCGCCGAGGGGCTCTCTGAGCTCTTGCCGGAGGGCGCCCTGGCTGGCGCGTCACGTGACGAACACGGCCACCTCTCGCTCGGAAAGGTCGACCTCGGCAAACTCGTGGCTCGCCTCGTCGGCGAACGCTACGAGGGCCGAACAGGGCGGAAGAAGAAGCTCACCGGGGTGCAGCTCGGGTACGAGTCGCGATGCGCACCGCCCCACGCCTTCGACGTCATGTTGGGCAGCCAGTTGGGCATCGGGGCGTACCGGGCGCTGGTGGAGGAAGACCTCGACGGGCACATGGTGAGCTGCAGCGGCCAGTTGCGGCTCCACTACGTGCCGTTTCACGACCTGGTGCACGAAGGGTCGCTCACCACGGAGGTTCGCTTCATCGAGGGTGGCAGCGACTTCCACCGGCTCGCGCGCTTTTTGGAAACGCGTGTCGATCCGGTGCGTGATTGGAACCCGGGGCGTCGCAACGAGGAGTGA
- a CDS encoding thiolase family protein codes for MNEIVILDAVRSAVGRAHKGSLAFKRPDELAGDVIRGLLARYPAIKPSDVEDVILGCAMPEGEQGLNIARVAAMLGGCPAETSAMTINRFCSSGLQAIALAAGAVAMGTNDLVIAGGVESMTMVPMTGNKLSASPEAMEKVAAVYTPMGITAENVASRFGVSREDQDKFALASQKKASAAREAKKFDAEIIPVMSIRYEGNEQKTFEFKSDELVRPDTTLEGLTALKPSFKVNGSVTPGNASPLSDGAAACLITTRKRAEELGIKPLGVFKAFATAGVDPSIMGIGPVPAVRKLLQKTGLSIKDIDVIEMNEAFAAQAVYCQRELGIPDEKLNVNGGAIALGHPLGCTGAKLTASALYELKRRGGKHAIVTMCIGGGMGAAGLFSL; via the coding sequence ATGAACGAAATCGTGATCCTCGATGCGGTCCGCTCTGCCGTTGGCCGCGCCCACAAGGGCTCTCTCGCCTTCAAACGCCCCGACGAGCTCGCCGGCGACGTCATCCGCGGCCTGCTCGCGCGCTACCCCGCCATCAAACCGTCAGACGTCGAGGACGTGATCCTCGGTTGCGCGATGCCGGAAGGCGAACAGGGACTCAACATCGCGCGCGTGGCCGCGATGCTCGGCGGTTGCCCCGCCGAGACAAGCGCCATGACGATCAACCGCTTCTGCTCGAGCGGCCTTCAAGCCATCGCGCTCGCGGCTGGCGCTGTGGCCATGGGCACCAACGATCTCGTCATCGCTGGCGGCGTCGAATCGATGACCATGGTGCCGATGACAGGCAACAAGCTCTCCGCCTCGCCTGAGGCGATGGAGAAGGTTGCTGCCGTCTACACGCCCATGGGCATCACGGCGGAGAACGTCGCGAGCCGATTTGGCGTCTCACGCGAAGACCAAGACAAGTTTGCGCTCGCGAGCCAGAAGAAGGCCTCGGCGGCGCGAGAAGCGAAGAAGTTCGACGCGGAGATCATCCCCGTCATGTCCATTCGCTACGAAGGCAACGAGCAGAAGACCTTCGAGTTCAAGAGCGACGAGCTCGTGCGCCCTGACACCACGCTCGAAGGGCTCACGGCCCTCAAGCCGAGCTTCAAGGTCAATGGTTCGGTCACGCCCGGCAACGCGTCGCCGCTCTCCGACGGCGCCGCCGCCTGCCTCATCACGACGCGCAAGCGCGCCGAGGAGTTGGGCATCAAGCCGCTCGGCGTCTTCAAGGCCTTCGCCACCGCCGGCGTCGACCCGTCGATCATGGGCATCGGCCCGGTGCCCGCCGTGAGGAAGCTCCTCCAGAAGACCGGCCTCTCCATCAAGGACATCGACGTCATCGAGATGAACGAGGCCTTCGCAGCGCAGGCCGTCTATTGCCAGCGCGAGTTGGGCATCCCGGACGAGAAGCTCAACGTCAACGGCGGCGCGATCGCGCTCGGCCATCCCCTCGGCTGCACCGGCGCAAAACTCACCGCGTCGGCCCTCTACGAGCTCAAGCGCCGCGGCGGCAAACACGCCATCGTGACCATGTGCATCGGCGGCGGCATGGGCGCGGCGGGTCTCTTCTCCCTCTGA